CTTTTTCAGGTATCTTTAAGGTGATTTCTGCATTGTTTGGTAAAATGCGAACTCTTAAACCGATTTTTCTTTTCTTTAATTGAAAATCATCTGAATCAAAATAGTGATTAACTTGTGTGAAGAAATGATTTTCATTTAGTTGAAAGTAGTCCACAGTATGTGAAAATTCTTTTTTAGATAGTAATGTTTTAAATTCGATTTCTAAATTTTCACTCACTGTTTTTTAACCCACTCTCTTCAATTTAATTCAATTTTTACACACTTTACCTATTTACGTCAAGAAAAGTGAACTAGAAGTTAAAAAATAAACAATTGTTGGAAAAATTCATACAATTTCTCAAATTATCCTTTTTTCTCCGTCTCTATGGTAAAATAAGCTGTGAATCAAATTCAAAGAAATAGAGGGATAAGGATGGAGAAAGAGTGGGAGCTTTTTCTGGCACCGTATGAACAGGCTGTTGGAGAAATGAAAGTTAAGCTGCGCGGTATCCGTAAGCAGTTTCGAGAACAAAATAAACATACACCTATTGAGTTTGTAACAGGACGTGTAAAACCTGTTGATAGTATATTGACTAAAGCTGCATTACGTCATATTCCTGTTGAACGCTTAGAAGAAGAGATGCAAGATATTGCAGGACTTAGGATTATGTGCCAATTTGTAGAGGACATTCGTCAAGTAGTTGATATCATACGTAACAGAAAAGATCTACATATTATTCAAGAACGAGATTATATTACGAACAAAAAAGAAAGTGGTTATCGTTCTTATCATTTAGTAATTGAATATCCAGTTCAATTGATTACTGGAGAAAAAAAGATTTTAGCTGAAATTCAAATCCGTACATTAGCAATGAATTTTTGGGCAACGATCGAGCACTCTTTAAATTATAAATATCAAGGTGTATTTCCAGAAGAAATGAAAGAACGGTTGCAAAGGGCTGCCGAAGCTGCCTATCAATTAGATGAAGAGATGTCTACAATCCGTGAAGAAATTCAAGAAGCGCAGCATTGGTTCTCTCATGGCAGAGGAAAATCAAAAAACAATTATTATCAGCGGCTAACAGATAAGCAACAAGAACAAAAAAGAGAACAGGAGAAGTGAGATGAAAGTAGCAATTGTTCATAACCATGAACAAAAATCAAGAGAAGTTACCCGACACTTGCTTTTACTTTTGAAAAAAAATAGTATTGAGATAGATGAGCACCACCCAGATCTTGTAATATCAGTTGGTGGTGATGGGACGTTACTATCTGCTTTCCATCGTTTTAGTCATCTATTAGATCAAGTGAGTTTTTTAGGGGTTCATACAGGACATTTAGGATTTTACACAGACTGGCGAGATTATGAATTGGAAGAATTGGTTCAAAGTCTTTTGATTCATCAGGAAAAAAGTATTAGCTATCCCTTATTAGATGTGAAAATCAGTTTTCAAACGGATAAACCGGATAAACACTTTTTAGCATTGAATGAATCAACCATCAAACGAGCAAACCGTACGATGGTAGCCGATGTTTTTATCAAAGATGAATTATTTGAACGTTTTAGAGGAGATGGCTTATCCGTTTCAACGCCAACAGGTTCAACGGCTTACAATAAAAGTATTGGAGGCGCAGTGCTTCATCCAAGTATCAATGCCTTTCAATTAGCCGAAATTGCTTCATTGAATAATCGTGTATTTAGGACGCTGGGCTCCCCCATTGTGATTGCACATACTGAATGGGTAGAAATAAAATTACAAGAAAGCAATGATTATTTGATTACGGTGGATCAATTGGATATTTATCAAGATGATATCGAAGCAATATATTATCGAATTGCAGATGAGCGGATTCATTTCGCTTCTTATAGACACATGCATTTTTGGCATCGGGTGAAAGATGCCTTTATTAGTGAGGATTAATGAATCAATGGAATTTAATTGGACAGTTGAAAAAGAAGGACCGCAGCAATTAAAATATTTTTTAAAAGATCAAGGGATTTCCAAAGGTCTGTTGGCGAAAATCAAGTTTCAAGGTGGGAAAATTGAAGTCAATCAGTCGGTTGAAAATGTATTATTTAAGGTATCAGTAGGGGACCAGATAAGAGTGACGATTCCTGATGAAAAAGAACATGAAACATTACTTGTGGATAATGTACCAATCGAAATTGTTTTTGAAGATGAGCATTATTTAGTGGTCAATAAACCAGCAGGCGTTGCTTCTATTCCTGCGCAATATCACCCAAATGGAACAATGGCTAATCGTGTGAAAGCTTATTACAAAGCGCAACAGTATAAAAACCAGGTCATTCATGTTGTGACTCGTTTAGATCGAGATACGACAGGGTTAATGTTGTTTGCCAAGCACGGATTTGCTCATGCGATGTTAGATCAAGAATTACGCAAAAAAGAAGTCGTTAAAATGTATCAAGCGTTGGTTGGCGGTAATGTTAGCGCGTTAGAGTCTCATGGAACAATTGATTTACCAATTGGTAGAGATCTGTCCTCTATATTGAAACGGACAATAATCGAAAGTGGTCAATTTGCTGAAACGGAGTATTGGTTATTAAAACGTAAAGGCGATCAAGCCCTTGTTAACATTCAATTGCATACAGGCAGAACTCATCAAATCAGAGTGCATTTTGAAGCCGTAGGATGCCCGCTGTTAGGTGATGACATGTATGGAGGGCAAATGGATACAGGAATTGTTCGTCAAGCCTTACATTGCTGTCAATTGAGTTTTATCCATCCCTTTACGAAGCAACGTTTAGAATTAACTTCTCCTTTGGCAGAAGATATGAAAAAAATTGTAGATCAATTATAGATTGAAAGGAGAGATAATCGTGAATGAAGGGCAAGAAATGGAAGATCATTTCTCTTTGTTGTTAGAAACACTTGAAGCACAGCAGATGACTGAGTTTAGAGAGTTATTTTTAGCACTTCATATTTATGAGCAGGGACAATTTTACCAATCTATTGATGAAATTGCCAGAAAGCAAATTTATAGTTATCTGTCTCCAAAAGAATTAGCAGATATGTTTGACGTTATTGAAGAAGATAATGAAAACATGAAAGATTATATCGCTGAGATGCGTCCAAGCTATGCGGCGGAGATGTTGTCGGAAATGTATACCGATAATGCGGTTGACTTGTTAAATATGCTGGACAAAAGTCAAAAAGCTAAGTATTTGAGTTTGATGAGTACTGAAGATGCTGGGGAAATCAAAGAATTACTTCATTATGAAGATGATACTGCAGGATCAATTATGACAACAGAATTTGTGTCGATCGTTGCAAATCAAACGGTTCGTTCTGCGATGTACGTTTTAAAAAATCAAGCAGATGTGGCTGAAACGATTTATTATGTTTATGTAGTGGATCAGGAAAATCATTTAGTCGGTGTTATTTCATTAAGAGATTTGATTGTCAATGATGACGATACAATGATTGCTGATGTCTTAAGTGAACGGGTGATTTCAGTTCATGTTGGTGATGATCAACAAGATGTTGCACAAACGATTCGTGATTATGACTTTCTAGCGCTACCAGTTACAGATTATGACGATCATTTATTAGGGATTGTTACTGTTGATGATATTATTGACGTTATCGATGATGAAGCGGCTAGTGACTACTCAGGTTTAGCGGGGGTCAATGTTGAAGAGGTCAGTGAAAATCCAATCAAAGCTGCATCAAAACGTCTACCCTGGCTAATCACATTATTATTTTTAGGAATGTCTACAGCAACGTTAATTAGCCATTATGAAGAATTAGTAAGTGAAGCAAGTATATTGGCTGTATTCATTTCATTGATTACGGGGACTGCAGGGAATGCAGGTACACAGTCTTTGGCGGTTGCCGTAAGAAGGCTGGCAGTATCAGATGAAAAAGACAATAGCTTTGGTCGTTTGATCATCAGTGAGGTATTGACAGGTTTAGTAACAGGAGCCGTGACGGGAGTGGCAATTTTTATTGTAGTCGGCATTTGGCAACATAATTTTCCTTTGGGGTTTGTAATTGGAATGGCGATGCTTTGTGCAATTACGGTTGCTAATTTAGCAGGAAGTCTGATACCGATGTTGATGGATAAATTAGGTTTTGATCCGGCTGTGGCTAGCGGACCGTTTATCACGACGTTAAGTGATTTGACCAGTGTGTTGATTTATTTTAATATTGCGAGTTTATTTATGCAGTATTTTGTATGAGAAGAAAATGAAAGAGTGTGGATAGACAGAAAATTAGTCTAAAGCTGCATTCTTTTTTTATTGAATTTAACTGCCGATTCAAGAACAAGTTCGGATATATACAACAAATAATTGACAGGATAAATATGTTTTAGTATTATACATACTGACGGTATGTATGGAGGTTCTTATGGCAAGAAACAAATATCCCGAAGAAACAGTGAAAAAAATATTGGATGTTTCAGAAAAATTATTTTTAGAACAAGGGTATGATCATACGACTA
The DNA window shown above is from Enterococcus sp. 4G2_DIV0659 and carries:
- a CDS encoding NAD kinase, whose product is MKVAIVHNHEQKSREVTRHLLLLLKKNSIEIDEHHPDLVISVGGDGTLLSAFHRFSHLLDQVSFLGVHTGHLGFYTDWRDYELEELVQSLLIHQEKSISYPLLDVKISFQTDKPDKHFLALNESTIKRANRTMVADVFIKDELFERFRGDGLSVSTPTGSTAYNKSIGGAVLHPSINAFQLAEIASLNNRVFRTLGSPIVIAHTEWVEIKLQESNDYLITVDQLDIYQDDIEAIYYRIADERIHFASYRHMHFWHRVKDAFISED
- a CDS encoding GTP pyrophosphokinase, giving the protein MEKEWELFLAPYEQAVGEMKVKLRGIRKQFREQNKHTPIEFVTGRVKPVDSILTKAALRHIPVERLEEEMQDIAGLRIMCQFVEDIRQVVDIIRNRKDLHIIQERDYITNKKESGYRSYHLVIEYPVQLITGEKKILAEIQIRTLAMNFWATIEHSLNYKYQGVFPEEMKERLQRAAEAAYQLDEEMSTIREEIQEAQHWFSHGRGKSKNNYYQRLTDKQQEQKREQEK
- a CDS encoding RluA family pseudouridine synthase, whose protein sequence is MEFNWTVEKEGPQQLKYFLKDQGISKGLLAKIKFQGGKIEVNQSVENVLFKVSVGDQIRVTIPDEKEHETLLVDNVPIEIVFEDEHYLVVNKPAGVASIPAQYHPNGTMANRVKAYYKAQQYKNQVIHVVTRLDRDTTGLMLFAKHGFAHAMLDQELRKKEVVKMYQALVGGNVSALESHGTIDLPIGRDLSSILKRTIIESGQFAETEYWLLKRKGDQALVNIQLHTGRTHQIRVHFEAVGCPLLGDDMYGGQMDTGIVRQALHCCQLSFIHPFTKQRLELTSPLAEDMKKIVDQL
- the mgtE gene encoding magnesium transporter; the encoded protein is MNEGQEMEDHFSLLLETLEAQQMTEFRELFLALHIYEQGQFYQSIDEIARKQIYSYLSPKELADMFDVIEEDNENMKDYIAEMRPSYAAEMLSEMYTDNAVDLLNMLDKSQKAKYLSLMSTEDAGEIKELLHYEDDTAGSIMTTEFVSIVANQTVRSAMYVLKNQADVAETIYYVYVVDQENHLVGVISLRDLIVNDDDTMIADVLSERVISVHVGDDQQDVAQTIRDYDFLALPVTDYDDHLLGIVTVDDIIDVIDDEAASDYSGLAGVNVEEVSENPIKAASKRLPWLITLLFLGMSTATLISHYEELVSEASILAVFISLITGTAGNAGTQSLAVAVRRLAVSDEKDNSFGRLIISEVLTGLVTGAVTGVAIFIVVGIWQHNFPLGFVIGMAMLCAITVANLAGSLIPMLMDKLGFDPAVASGPFITTLSDLTSVLIYFNIASLFMQYFV